Proteins from a single region of Candidatus Amarolinea dominans:
- a CDS encoding aconitase X catalytic domain-containing protein, which produces MYLNDEEQAMLNGAFGPGVQRAMEIVATLGRIYGAPDLAPITHAQIAGVSYKNIGDAGVAFLSAWAAEGARVRVPTMLNPMGMEEARWQEMGVAEAFAKPQLEAIGAFSKLGVQQTLTCVPYLLPEAGLQRGDHVAWAESSAVAFGSSILALRTNREGGPSALAAAIVGRTARYGYHLDQGRQANWVIEVACPVRSIADFGALGYLVGKEVGNGCLWFSDLGAWLPPLPADVTAGGAAADRLKTLGAALAGYGAVALYHIAGYTPEAAALGETLIRPDARRLRVESLAPAYAVMDANPEVSTIDLVTIGCPHASLSEIQAVAQAVRGQKLATQLWVTTGRSIRQHAEVAGWVHDIEAAGGLVVADTCAVVAPIKQLGIKSMATNAGKMACYAPAHSGVTMRFGELEQCIEAALSGLWPAAL; this is translated from the coding sequence CTGTATTTGAATGACGAAGAACAAGCGATGCTCAACGGGGCGTTTGGCCCTGGTGTGCAGCGCGCGATGGAAATTGTGGCTACCCTGGGCCGCATCTACGGTGCGCCTGATTTGGCGCCCATTACGCATGCCCAGATTGCCGGCGTCAGTTACAAAAACATTGGCGACGCCGGCGTCGCCTTTCTCAGCGCATGGGCGGCGGAGGGTGCGCGCGTGCGTGTACCCACCATGCTTAACCCCATGGGCATGGAAGAGGCGCGCTGGCAGGAGATGGGCGTCGCCGAGGCTTTTGCCAAACCCCAGTTGGAAGCGATCGGCGCGTTCAGTAAACTCGGCGTCCAGCAGACCTTGACCTGTGTGCCCTATCTCCTCCCCGAAGCGGGCCTGCAGAGGGGTGATCACGTGGCCTGGGCCGAATCGAGCGCGGTGGCCTTTGGCAGCTCGATCCTGGCGCTGCGCACCAACCGCGAGGGTGGCCCCAGTGCGCTGGCGGCCGCCATTGTGGGGCGCACGGCCCGCTATGGCTATCACCTCGACCAGGGGCGCCAAGCCAACTGGGTGATCGAAGTGGCCTGCCCGGTACGCTCGATTGCCGATTTTGGCGCCCTGGGCTATCTCGTTGGCAAAGAGGTGGGCAACGGCTGTCTCTGGTTCAGCGACCTGGGCGCCTGGCTGCCGCCGCTGCCGGCCGATGTGACCGCCGGCGGCGCCGCCGCCGATCGCCTCAAGACCCTGGGCGCGGCCCTGGCCGGTTACGGCGCCGTGGCACTCTATCATATCGCCGGCTACACGCCGGAAGCCGCGGCCCTGGGCGAGACCTTGATCCGACCTGACGCCCGCCGCCTGCGCGTGGAAAGCCTGGCGCCGGCCTACGCGGTCATGGACGCCAACCCGGAGGTGTCCACCATTGACCTGGTGACGATCGGCTGCCCCCATGCCAGCCTGAGCGAAATCCAGGCTGTGGCGCAGGCGGTGCGCGGCCAGAAATTGGCCACCCAGTTGTGGGTGACAACCGGGCGCTCGATTCGCCAGCACGCCGAGGTGGCCGGCTGGGTGCATGACATCGAGGCGGCCGGCGGCCTGGTGGTGGCCGACACCTGCGCGGTGGTAGCGCCCATCAAGCAACTGGGCATCAAGAGCATGGCGACCAACGCGGGCAAGATGGCCTGCTATGCCCCGGCGCACAGCGGCGTCACCATGCGTTTTGGCGAGCTGGAACAGTGCATTGAGGCCGCGCTGAGTGGCCTGTGGCCGGCCGCGCTCTGA
- a CDS encoding methylmalonyl-CoA mutase family protein: protein MELYDRVSLTNIREAVEQWEETTLQQTLAQTPERQPEFITASSVPIGRLYTPLDVAGMDYGQDLGLPGEYPFTRGVYPTMHRGRVWTMRMFSGFGTAEETNARYKYLLSQGNMGLSVAFDMPTLYGYDSDAPEALGEFGKCGVAISSLADMEILFAGIPLGEVSTSMTINSPAAIIWAMYIVAAEKQGYQRQQLRGTLQNDILKEFIAQKEFLFPPDHSMRLVVDTIEFGTQQMPLWNTVSISGYHIREAGSTAVQELAFTLADGLAYVDACVARGMKVDDFAPRLSFFFNAHNDFFEEIAKYRAGRRIWARILREKYGAQDPRSWMLRFHTQTAGVSLTAQQPENNIVRVAIQALAAVLGGTQSLHTNSMDEALALPSAKAVTIALRTQQVIAHESGVAHTIDPLAGSFFVEALTNETEAATLHYLKRIEALGGVIPALEGGFMQREIAEAAYRYQQEIDSHRRTIVGVNEFANKETPAIPILEMDPQGYERQLQRLHAVRSGRDNQATQHALRRLAAAARAPTVNLMEPIIEAVKAYATLGEMCDVLREVLGIYHEPVFF, encoded by the coding sequence ATGGAACTGTACGACCGAGTCAGCCTGACCAACATCCGGGAGGCTGTGGAGCAGTGGGAAGAGACCACCCTGCAGCAAACGCTGGCGCAAACACCGGAGCGCCAGCCTGAGTTCATCACCGCGTCGAGTGTGCCGATCGGCCGCCTGTACACACCGCTGGATGTGGCCGGCATGGACTACGGCCAGGATTTGGGGCTGCCGGGAGAATATCCCTTTACCCGCGGCGTCTACCCCACCATGCATCGCGGCCGCGTGTGGACCATGCGCATGTTCTCTGGCTTCGGCACAGCCGAGGAGACCAACGCCCGTTACAAGTACCTCCTGAGCCAGGGCAACATGGGCCTTTCGGTGGCCTTCGACATGCCCACGCTCTATGGCTATGACTCCGACGCGCCCGAAGCCCTGGGCGAATTCGGCAAATGCGGGGTGGCCATCAGCTCCCTGGCCGACATGGAAATCCTCTTCGCTGGGATTCCGCTGGGCGAAGTCAGCACTTCGATGACCATCAACAGCCCGGCGGCCATCATCTGGGCCATGTACATCGTGGCGGCTGAGAAGCAGGGCTACCAACGCCAGCAATTACGCGGCACCCTGCAAAACGATATCCTCAAGGAGTTCATCGCGCAGAAGGAATTCCTCTTCCCGCCCGATCACTCCATGCGCCTGGTGGTGGACACCATCGAATTTGGCACGCAGCAGATGCCGCTGTGGAACACCGTTAGCATTTCAGGCTATCACATCCGCGAGGCCGGCAGCACGGCTGTGCAGGAGCTTGCGTTCACCCTGGCCGACGGGTTGGCCTACGTGGATGCCTGTGTGGCTCGTGGCATGAAGGTGGACGATTTTGCCCCGCGTTTGTCTTTCTTCTTCAATGCGCACAACGACTTTTTCGAAGAAATTGCCAAGTACCGGGCCGGCCGCCGCATCTGGGCGCGCATCCTGCGCGAAAAATACGGCGCGCAGGACCCGCGCTCGTGGATGCTGCGCTTTCATACCCAAACGGCCGGCGTCAGCCTGACCGCGCAGCAGCCGGAGAACAACATCGTGCGCGTCGCCATTCAAGCCCTGGCCGCGGTGCTCGGCGGCACGCAATCGCTGCACACCAACTCGATGGATGAAGCGCTGGCCTTGCCCAGCGCCAAAGCGGTCACCATTGCCCTGCGCACGCAGCAGGTCATCGCGCACGAGAGCGGCGTCGCCCACACGATTGATCCCCTGGCCGGTTCGTTCTTCGTCGAAGCCCTGACCAACGAGACCGAAGCCGCGACCCTGCACTACCTCAAGCGCATCGAGGCCCTGGGCGGCGTCATCCCTGCGCTCGAAGGCGGCTTCATGCAGCGTGAGATTGCCGAGGCGGCCTACCGCTATCAGCAAGAAATTGACAGCCACCGCCGCACGATCGTGGGCGTCAACGAATTCGCCAACAAGGAAACGCCAGCCATCCCCATTTTGGAGATGGATCCGCAGGGCTATGAACGCCAGCTGCAGCGCCTGCACGCGGTGCGCAGCGGGCGCGACAACCAGGCCACCCAGCACGCGCTGCGCCGTCTGGCCGCTGCCGCGCGTGCGCCCACGGTCAACCTGATGGAGCCGATCATCGAAGCGGTCAAGGCCTATGCCACCCTGGGCGAAATGTGCGACGTATTGCGCGAGGTGCTCGGCATTTATCACGAACCGGTGTTTTTCTAA